One Primulina tabacum isolate GXHZ01 chromosome 10, ASM2559414v2, whole genome shotgun sequence DNA segment encodes these proteins:
- the LOC142505688 gene encoding uncharacterized protein LOC142505688: MVGGGAGIDPGCLNLKKELAQIRKAARVSRDPGTSSSWRSPMNSATSFSKHHYVHHYKNDQDDGRAIPDSSVEFLQTTLHVESNSNCGSCDNSVNRSNVNVKEKERKVFLSNWSSISESEKDGDPENENDEGRHEESVDLECSNRERKLVGNNSKNFAYLSDGYDSSIFKDKDTSPVPSIRHTIKKSKRSNHSSNSLLRSNNKLQKQILLSRCCVENMVENLTDAGAQRGMVWSV; this comes from the coding sequence ATGGTGGGTGGAGGTGCTGGGATTGATCCAGGTTGCCTGAATTTGAAGAAAGAATTGGCTCAAATTCGAAAAGCAGCTCGAGTGTCGCGGGACCCTGGGACATCCTCGTCTTGGCGTTCACCGATGAATTCTGCGACGTCCTTCAGCAAGCATCATTATGTGCACCACTACAAGAATGACCAGGATGATGGTAGAGCTATTCCTGATTCTTCTGTAGAGTTTTTGCAGACCACATTGCATGTAGAAAGCAATAGTAATTGTGGTAGTTGTGATAATTCTGTTAATAGAAGCAATGTGAATGTGAAAGAGAAAGAAAGGAAGGTGTTTTTGTCCAATTGGAGTTCGATATCCGAGAGTGAAAAGGATGGTGATCCCGAGAATGAGAATGATGAAGGGAGGCATGAGGAGAGTGTTGACTTGGAATGCTCAAATCGTGAAAGGAAACTTGTGGGAAATAATTCCAAGAATTTTGCTTATTTGAGTGATGGTTATGATTCGTCGATTTTCAAGGATAAAGATACCAGTCCTGTTCCTTCCATTCGACATACAATTAAGAAGTCGAAGAGAAGCAATCATTCTAGCAACAGTTTGCTTCGTTCTAATAATAAATTGCAGAAACAGATACTATTGAGTAGATGTTGTGTCGAGAACATGGTAGAAAATTTGACTGATGCGGGTGCGCAAAGAGGGATGGTTTGGTCAGTTTGA